From the Lolium rigidum isolate FL_2022 chromosome 2, APGP_CSIRO_Lrig_0.1, whole genome shotgun sequence genome, one window contains:
- the LOC124691745 gene encoding ABC transporter I family member 11, chloroplastic-like encodes MLAAAAVAACPPSVLSSPVSMTRRFSWSCRAERISAGYSQLEVRKVSYRPPGTEQNLLNQTSLSLQEKSFGLIFGRSGSGKTTLLQLLAGLSKPTSGSICIQKYDDGGNPMGPSELLASQRVGIVFQFPERYFLSDTILEEVTFGWPRQKADSLLRKQLTSKLQNAINSVGMSAISLDKNPQSLSGGFKRRLALAIQLVQTPDLLLLDEPLAGLDWKARADVVNLLKALKKDHTILVVSHDLRELYPLVDRSWRMEMGGILKEESLPV; translated from the exons ATGCTCGCCGCGGCCGCAGTCGCGGCGTGTCCTCCCTCGGTGTTGTCTTCTCCGGTCAGCATGACCAG GAGGTTTTCTTGGAGCTGTCGAGCAGAACGGATTTCAGCTGGGTACTCCCAATTGGAG GTTAGAAAAGTCAGCTACCGACCTCCTGGAACCGAGCAAAACTTGTTGAATCAAACTAGTCTTTCTCTCCAGGAGAAAAG TTTTGGCTTGATATTTGGACGGAGTGGGAGTGGAAAGACTACTCTCTTACAG CTTTTGGCCGGTCTATCAAAACCTACATCTGGTTCAATTTGCATTCAGAAGTATGATGATGGTGGAAATCCGATGGGTCCGTCAGAATTATTAGCTTCTCAAAGAGTCGGTATTGTTTTTCAGTTTCCTGAGAG GTACTTCTTATCAGATACTATACTTGAAGAAGTTACTTTTGGATGGCCGAGGCAAAAGGCAGACAGTCTTTTGAGGAAGCAACTCACTTCAAAACTCCAAAATGCCATTAACTCT GTTGGTATGAGTGCCATTTCATTGGATAAAAATCCACAGTCCCTCAGTGGTGGGTTCAAGCGACGACTTGCTTTGGCAATTCAACTG GTTCAGACTCCTGATTTATTGTTGCTTGATGAGCCTCTTGCTGGTCTTG ATTGGAAAGCTCGGGCTGATGTTGTGAATCTCCTGAAGGCCCTAAAGAAAGACCACACGATACTGGTTGTAAGTCATGACCTAAG AGAACTATACCCACTTGTAGACCGCTCATGGAGAATGGAAATGGGGGGAATTTTGAAGGAGGAATCTTTACCTGTGTAA